GGATTAAACTATGTTAACGGGGAACTCGTAGAAACCACCGGTAAGCATGGTTTGTCTCGGGTACTCCGCTATGCGCCAGGTGAACTTCCCAGCGGCTCCGTTGCCACCCTACCAAAACAGTACTTTGGCGAGGGTTCCGTGGTCATTGGCGACCAACTCCTGTGGCTGAGCTGGCAGCGCGGGCAAGCTTTTTGGATAGACCTCAATACCGGCAATCGCCGCAACGCCTTCCGCTACGACCATGAAGGCTGGGGGTTGGCGCTCAGCCCAGACCAATCAGAAATTGTGGTCTCCGATGGCTCGGACTCGCTGCGAATATGGAATCACCAGGGCGAATTACAGCGGACTATTTCGGTTCGCCAAGGCGTGTACAGTTGGCACTATCTGAACGAATTGGAGTGGGTAGGTAACACCATTTTTGCCTTTGTCTGGATGAACGAGAAATTACTCGCCATAAATGCCAACAGCGGTGAAGTAATGCAAAGCTATGACTTAGCAGGCCTGAGAGATATCCAGGGCGAACAACAGCGTATTACACGCCATCACACCCTCAACGGTATCGCCTTCGATCCGGAGGATGGCCACTTCTTTGTTACTGGGAAGAACTGGTCAACCCTATACAAGTTGAAGCTTGAGGGCTGGGAATGAAGCAATGGTGTCAACGGTGCCAGGGCTTTCGCTGTATCTGCCAACTCGCCACTCAGGCTGACTCAGCGTTGCAATGGCAAATATTACAGCACCCCACTGAGGCTAAGCACGCCAAGAACACGGGTCGCTTGTTGGCCACTAGTCTTGGGGTACGGCCAGTTATTGGCGAAGACTTTAGCGATCACTCTGCGTTGCAGAGTTTAGTTCACGACGGGACTCCCCAGGCCCTACTCTTCGTTCAGCACCCACTGGTTAATAACCCCATCGTTGACAATACAACGCACGCACTCAATTCGCTGCAGCGCATATGGGTCATTGACGCTACCTGGCGCAAAGCGCTCAAGATGCTTTTGAATAGCTCGTTACTCCAACAACTTCCTATTCTCACCGTTAATAGCACCACAAAGTGGTCCGTTAGATCAGCTCCTAGCGAACAACACTTAGCCACCATTGAGGCTGCAGCGGCTGCGTGCCAACTACTAGGCGAACCAGAAACTGGCGCAACACTGACGCGAAATTTTCATAATTGGCAGGAAGAATTATCCCGTTTCCGCCCTGATTGAGCGTATCTTTTGCGCTGAAGCTTAACTACAATATGTGTTACATCTAAATCATTCCAATAGGCATCTATGAACCATCATCCAGCGTTTGAACTTGTTCGCGAACAGCACCTTGATTCGCTAAACATCACCGTCCAAGAGTTTACCCATCTTAGTACTGGGGCTCAGCATATTCACATCCAAGCAGATAGTGATGAGAATGTGTTTTTGGTCGCGCTGAGAACGGTCCCCACAGACTCCACGGGTGTTGCCCATATCCTCGAACATACCGCATTATGCGGGAGTGAAAAGTACCCGGTCCGTGACCCGTTTTTTATGATGATTCGTCGTTCACTGAACACCTTCATGAACGCCTTCACCTCATCAGACTGGACCGCTTACCCCTTCGCCAGTACCAACACCAAGGACTTTAATAACCTCCTTGATGTCTATCTCGACGCCGTCTTCTTCTCGCGTCTAGACGAACTTGATTTTCTCCAGGAAGGCCACCGATTAGAATTCGAAAAATGGGA
The DNA window shown above is from Umboniibacter marinipuniceus and carries:
- a CDS encoding glutaminyl-peptide cyclotransferase, producing MKRVKLAPLMIALVAFTHYQLVIAQDTTPPNWQVIAEYPHPSHAFTQGLNYVNGELVETTGKHGLSRVLRYAPGELPSGSVATLPKQYFGEGSVVIGDQLLWLSWQRGQAFWIDLNTGNRRNAFRYDHEGWGLALSPDQSEIVVSDGSDSLRIWNHQGELQRTISVRQGVYSWHYLNELEWVGNTIFAFVWMNEKLLAINANSGEVMQSYDLAGLRDIQGEQQRITRHHTLNGIAFDPEDGHFFVTGKNWSTLYKLKLEGWE
- a CDS encoding DTW domain-containing protein; protein product: MKQWCQRCQGFRCICQLATQADSALQWQILQHPTEAKHAKNTGRLLATSLGVRPVIGEDFSDHSALQSLVHDGTPQALLFVQHPLVNNPIVDNTTHALNSLQRIWVIDATWRKALKMLLNSSLLQQLPILTVNSTTKWSVRSAPSEQHLATIEAAAAACQLLGEPETGATLTRNFHNWQEELSRFRPD